Proteins from one Flavobacterium sp. N2038 genomic window:
- the rplV gene encoding 50S ribosomal protein L22, producing the protein MGVRKRETADARKEANKSIAFAKLNNCPTSPRKMRLVADLVRGQKVERALNILRFSSKEASRKLEKLLLSAINNWEQKNSEGNLEEAGLFVKEIRVDGGMMLKRLRPAPQGRAHRIRKRSNHVTIVLGAINNTQSNS; encoded by the coding sequence ATGGGAGTTCGTAAAAGAGAAACAGCAGATGCGAGAAAAGAGGCTAATAAGTCTATTGCTTTCGCAAAATTGAATAACTGCCCTACTTCACCTAGAAAAATGCGCTTAGTAGCGGACTTGGTAAGAGGTCAGAAGGTAGAAAGAGCACTTAACATTTTAAGATTCAGTTCTAAAGAAGCTTCAAGAAAATTAGAAAAACTATTATTATCTGCAATCAACAACTGGGAGCAAAAAAATAGTGAAGGTAATTTAGAAGAAGCTGGTTTATTTGTTAAAGAGATCAGAGTAGATGGTGGAATGATGTTGAAAAGACTTCGTCCAGCTCCACAAGGTCGTGCACACAGAATCAGAAAACGTTCTAACCACGTAACAATCGTGCTTGGAGCTATCAATAACACACAAAGCAATTCTTAA
- the rpsC gene encoding 30S ribosomal protein S3: MGQKTNPIGNRLGIIRGWDSNWYGGNDYGDKLAEDHKIRKYIHARLSKASVSKVIIERTLKLVTVTITTARPGIIIGKGGQEVDKLKEELKKVTDKEVQINIFEIKRPELDAYLVATSIARQIESRISYRRAIKMAIAASMRMNAEGIKVLISGRLNGAEMARSEGFKEGRIPLSTFRADIDYALAEAHTTYGRMGIKVWIMKGEVYGKRDLSPLAGMDKKQSGTGGGKGGDAPRGKSNFNKGGKPDARKRK, from the coding sequence ATGGGACAAAAGACAAATCCAATTGGAAATAGACTTGGTATCATCAGAGGGTGGGACTCAAACTGGTATGGTGGAAATGATTACGGTGATAAACTTGCCGAAGATCACAAAATCAGAAAGTATATCCACGCTCGTTTATCAAAAGCTAGTGTATCTAAAGTAATTATCGAGAGAACTTTAAAGCTTGTAACCGTTACTATCACTACTGCTAGACCTGGTATTATTATCGGAAAAGGTGGACAAGAGGTAGACAAGTTAAAAGAAGAACTTAAGAAAGTTACTGACAAAGAGGTTCAAATCAACATCTTTGAAATCAAAAGACCTGAATTAGATGCTTATCTTGTGGCGACAAGCATCGCTCGTCAAATCGAAAGCCGTATCTCTTACAGACGTGCAATCAAAATGGCTATTGCTGCTTCTATGCGTATGAACGCTGAAGGTATCAAAGTTTTGATTTCTGGTCGTTTGAATGGTGCTGAGATGGCGCGTTCAGAAGGTTTCAAAGAAGGTAGAATTCCTCTATCAACTTTCAGAGCTGATATTGATTATGCTTTGGCTGAAGCTCACACTACTTACGGTAGAATGGGTATCAAAGTATGGATCATGAAAGGTGAAGTTTATGGAAAGAGAGATCTTTCTCCACTTGCAGGAATGGATAAAAAACAATCTGGTACTGGTGGTGGTAAAGGTGGAGATGCCCCTAGAGGTAAATCTAACTTTAATAAAGGTGGAAAACCAGACGCTCGTAAAAGAAAGTAA
- the rplP gene encoding 50S ribosomal protein L16 → MLQPKRTKYRKVQKGKMKGNSQRGHELSNGMFGIKSVHEDGMFLTSRQIEAARIAATRYMKREGQLWIKIFPDKPITKKPLEVRMGKGKGAVEYWAAVVKPGRIMFEVGGVPLSVAKEALRLAAQKLPVKTKFVVARDFEA, encoded by the coding sequence ATGTTACAGCCTAAAAGAACAAAATACCGTAAGGTACAAAAAGGTAAGATGAAAGGTAACTCTCAAAGAGGGCATGAACTTTCTAATGGAATGTTTGGTATTAAATCTGTACATGAAGATGGAATGTTCTTAACTTCTCGTCAAATCGAAGCTGCGCGTATCGCTGCAACTCGTTACATGAAGAGAGAGGGACAATTATGGATTAAAATATTCCCAGACAAACCTATTACTAAGAAACCTCTTGAAGTACGTATGGGTAAAGGTAAAGGAGCAGTTGAGTATTGGGCTGCTGTTGTTAAACCAGGAAGAATTATGTTTGAAGTTGGAGGAGTTCCATTGTCAGTTGCAAAAGAGGCGTTACGTCTTGCAGCTCAAAAACTTCCAGTAAAAACTAAGTTCGTCGTTGCTAGAGATTTCGAAGCATAA
- the rpmC gene encoding 50S ribosomal protein L29, whose amino-acid sequence MKQSEIKDLSAAELQEKLSQTKKIYADLKMAHAISPIENPLQIRGVRRTVARLATELTKRELQ is encoded by the coding sequence ATGAAACAATCAGAAATAAAAGATCTTTCTGCAGCGGAGTTGCAAGAAAAACTTAGTCAAACTAAGAAAATATATGCTGACCTAAAAATGGCTCATGCTATTTCTCCAATTGAGAACCCGCTTCAAATTAGAGGTGTAAGAAGAACAGTTGCAAGATTGGCTACAGAGTTAACTAAAAGAGAGTTACAATAA
- the rpsQ gene encoding 30S ribosomal protein S17, with the protein MEEKRNLRKERIGVVTSNKMDKSIVIAEVRKVKHPLYGKFVLKTKKYVAHDETNDCNIGDTVRISETRPLSKTKCWRLVEILERAK; encoded by the coding sequence ATGGAAGAAAAAAGAAATTTAAGAAAAGAAAGAATAGGTGTTGTTACTTCAAATAAAATGGATAAGTCTATTGTTATTGCTGAAGTAAGAAAAGTAAAACACCCATTATACGGTAAGTTCGTGTTGAAAACAAAGAAATATGTTGCACACGACGAAACAAACGACTGTAACATTGGAGATACTGTAAGAATTAGCGAAACGCGTCCTTTAAGTAAAACAAAATGTTGGAGATTAGTTGAAATCTTAGAAAGAGCTAAATAA
- the rplN gene encoding 50S ribosomal protein L14 gives MVQQESRLKVADNTGAKEVLTIRVLGGTKRRYASVGDKIVVSIKDATPNGNVKKGAVSTAVVVRTKKEVRRADGSYIRFDDNACVLLNAAGEMRGTRVFGPVARELREKQFMKIVSLAPEVL, from the coding sequence ATGGTACAACAGGAATCAAGACTAAAAGTAGCAGATAACACGGGAGCAAAAGAAGTTTTAACTATCCGTGTTTTAGGAGGTACCAAAAGAAGGTATGCCTCTGTTGGTGACAAGATTGTAGTATCTATTAAAGATGCAACTCCAAACGGTAACGTTAAAAAAGGAGCTGTTTCAACTGCAGTTGTTGTACGTACCAAAAAAGAAGTGAGAAGAGCTGATGGTTCTTATATCCGTTTCGATGATAATGCATGTGTTCTTTTGAACGCTGCAGGGGAAATGAGAGGGACTCGTGTTTTTGGTCCGGTAGCAAGAGAACTTCGTGAAAAACAATTCATGAAAATTGTATCATTAGCACCAGAAGTGCTTTAA
- the rplX gene encoding 50S ribosomal protein L24, translating to MIKLKIKSGDIVRVIAGDHKGAEGKVLRVYREKNKAIVEGVNMVSKHTKPSAKNPQGGIVKKEASIQISNIALIDPKTKETTRVGIRVEGDKKVRFSKKSNQVL from the coding sequence ATGATAAAGCTAAAAATAAAATCAGGAGATATCGTAAGAGTTATTGCTGGAGACCATAAAGGTGCTGAAGGTAAAGTTTTACGTGTTTACCGTGAGAAAAATAAAGCGATAGTTGAAGGTGTAAACATGGTTTCAAAACATACAAAACCAAGTGCTAAAAACCCTCAAGGTGGTATCGTTAAGAAAGAGGCTTCTATTCAAATTTCTAACATTGCTCTAATTGATCCTAAAACTAAGGAAACAACTAGAGTAGGTATTAGAGTAGAAGGAGATAAGAAAGTAAGATTTTCAAAAAAATCTAATCAAGTACTATAG
- the rplE gene encoding 50S ribosomal protein L5 yields the protein MAYTPRLKEEYKSRVISALKEEFGYTNVMQVPKLEKIVLSRGVGAAVSDKKLIDYAVDELTKITGQKAVSTISKKDVASFKLRKGMPIGAKVTLRGERMYEFLDRLITSALPRVRDFSGIKATGFDGRGNYNLGVLEQIIFPEIDIDKVNKISGMDITFVTTAKTDKEAKSLLAELGLPFKKN from the coding sequence ATGGCATATACACCTAGACTAAAAGAAGAATATAAGAGTAGAGTAATCTCTGCTCTTAAAGAAGAGTTCGGATATACAAACGTTATGCAAGTTCCAAAACTTGAAAAAATCGTTTTGAGCCGTGGAGTTGGTGCAGCTGTATCTGATAAAAAACTTATTGACTATGCAGTTGATGAGTTAACAAAGATCACTGGACAAAAAGCAGTATCTACAATTTCAAAGAAAGACGTTGCGTCATTCAAATTGAGAAAAGGGATGCCTATTGGAGCAAAAGTTACTTTACGTGGTGAAAGAATGTATGAGTTTTTAGATAGACTTATTACTTCTGCTTTACCACGCGTTAGAGATTTTAGTGGTATCAAAGCTACAGGTTTCGACGGAAGAGGTAACTACAATCTTGGAGTTTTGGAGCAAATCATTTTCCCAGAAATTGATATTGACAAAGTAAACAAAATCTCAGGAATGGATATTACTTTTGTTACTACTGCAAAAACAGACAAGGAAGCAAAGTCATTATTGGCTGAATTAGGATTACCTTTTAAAAAGAATTAA
- the rpsN gene encoding 30S ribosomal protein S14 yields the protein MAKESMKAREVKREKTVAKYAEKRKALLEAGDYEGLQKLPKNASPVRLHNRCKLTGRPRGYIRQFGISRVTFREMANNGLIPGVKKASW from the coding sequence ATGGCTAAAGAATCAATGAAAGCCCGTGAGGTGAAAAGAGAGAAAACGGTAGCTAAGTATGCTGAAAAAAGAAAAGCTTTATTAGAAGCTGGAGATTATGAAGGCCTACAAAAATTACCTAAAAATGCTTCACCAGTTCGTTTGCATAATCGTTGTAAATTAACAGGTAGACCAAGAGGTTATATTCGTCAATTTGGTATTTCTCGTGTAACTTTCCGTGAAATGGCTAATAATGGATTAATTCCTGGTGTTAAAAAAGCATCTTGGTAA
- the rpsH gene encoding 30S ribosomal protein S8, which produces MYTDPIADYLTRVRNAVAANHKVVEIPASNLKKEITKILFDQGYILSYKFETNTVQGSIKIALKYDKDTKEPVIKDIQRISKPGLRKYAGAAKLPRILNGLGIAIVSTSKGLMTGKQAKQLNVGGEVICYVY; this is translated from the coding sequence ATGTATACAGATCCTATTGCAGATTATTTGACTAGAGTTCGTAACGCTGTGGCTGCAAACCACAAAGTTGTTGAAATTCCGGCTTCTAATCTAAAAAAAGAAATAACTAAGATCTTATTTGATCAAGGTTATATCTTAAGTTACAAATTTGAGACGAACACTGTTCAGGGTTCAATCAAAATTGCTTTAAAGTATGATAAAGATACTAAAGAGCCTGTAATCAAAGATATCCAAAGAATTAGTAAACCTGGTTTACGTAAGTACGCAGGTGCTGCCAAATTACCGAGAATCCTTAACGGATTAGGAATTGCTATTGTTTCTACATCAAAAGGTTTGATGACTGGAAAACAAGCTAAGCAATTAAATGTAGGTGGTGAAGTAATTTGCTACGTATACTAA
- the rplF gene encoding 50S ribosomal protein L6, which yields MSRIGKSPIVITAGVTVEVKDGIITVKGKKGQLTQEFSDVTVKVEGDQVLVERSSDHKDQRAKHGLYRSLISNMIVGVSEGFTKELELVGVGYRASNQGQKLDLALGYSHNIVLEIAPEVSLETISEKGKNPIVKLTSFDKQLLGQVAAKIRGFRKPEPYKGKGVKFVGEVLRRKAGKSA from the coding sequence ATGTCAAGAATAGGTAAAAGCCCAATTGTAATCACTGCTGGTGTAACTGTAGAAGTTAAAGACGGTATTATTACAGTAAAAGGAAAAAAAGGTCAACTTACTCAGGAGTTTTCGGACGTAACTGTAAAAGTTGAAGGCGATCAAGTTTTAGTTGAAAGATCGTCTGATCATAAAGACCAAAGAGCAAAACACGGATTATACAGATCATTAATCAGTAATATGATTGTTGGTGTATCTGAAGGTTTTACTAAAGAACTAGAATTAGTTGGAGTTGGTTACAGAGCTTCAAACCAAGGTCAAAAGTTAGATTTAGCTCTTGGATATTCTCACAATATTGTTTTAGAAATTGCTCCAGAAGTATCTTTAGAAACAATATCTGAAAAAGGTAAAAACCCTATCGTAAAGTTAACATCATTTGATAAACAACTTTTAGGTCAAGTTGCTGCGAAAATCAGAGGTTTCCGTAAGCCAGAGCCATACAAAGGAAAAGGTGTTAAATTTGTGGGTGAAGTATTAAGAAGAAAAGCAGGTAAATCAGCTTAA
- the rplR gene encoding 50S ribosomal protein L18 produces the protein MSLTKSDRRQRIRFRIRKSISGTAANPRLSVFRSNKEIYAQLIDDVNGVTILAASSREKEIGKGTNVEVAAAVGKLVAEKALKAGIETITFDRGGYLYHGRIKSLAEGARAAGLKF, from the coding sequence ATGTCATTAACAAAATCTGATAGAAGACAGAGAATTAGATTCAGAATTAGAAAGTCAATTAGTGGTACTGCTGCTAATCCAAGATTATCTGTATTTAGAAGTAACAAAGAAATTTACGCTCAACTTATTGATGATGTAAATGGAGTTACTATATTAGCTGCATCTTCAAGAGAAAAAGAAATAGGAAAAGGTACTAACGTTGAAGTAGCTGCTGCTGTTGGAAAACTAGTTGCGGAGAAAGCGTTAAAAGCTGGGATCGAAACCATCACTTTTGACAGAGGTGGATATTTGTATCACGGTCGTATTAAATCATTAGCAGAAGGCGCAAGAGCGGCTGGACTTAAATTCTAA
- the rpsE gene encoding 30S ribosomal protein S5 → MMSKYKNVELVKPSGLELKDRLVSVNRVTKVTKGGRAFGFSAIVVVGDENGVVGHGLGKSKDVSEAIAKAVEDAKKNLVKIPLNGQSVPHEQKGKFGGARVFLIPASHGTGVIAGGAVRSVLESVGIHDVLSKSQGSSNPHNVVKATFDALLQMRSAHTVAKQRGVSLEKVFKG, encoded by the coding sequence ATTATGTCTAAATACAAAAATGTAGAATTGGTAAAACCAAGTGGTCTTGAACTTAAAGATCGTCTGGTAAGTGTTAATCGTGTTACTAAAGTTACAAAAGGTGGTAGAGCTTTCGGTTTTTCTGCTATTGTAGTTGTAGGTGATGAAAATGGAGTAGTTGGTCACGGATTAGGAAAATCTAAAGACGTTTCTGAAGCAATTGCGAAAGCAGTAGAAGATGCTAAGAAAAATTTAGTAAAAATTCCTTTGAACGGACAATCAGTTCCTCACGAACAAAAAGGTAAATTTGGTGGTGCACGTGTATTTTTAATTCCTGCTTCTCATGGTACAGGAGTTATTGCTGGTGGAGCTGTTCGTTCAGTTCTTGAATCAGTAGGTATTCACGATGTATTATCTAAATCTCAAGGATCATCAAATCCTCATAACGTAGTGAAAGCAACTTTTGATGCTTTATTACAAATGAGAAGCGCTCATACTGTTGCAAAACAAAGAGGTGTTTCTTTAGAAAAAGTTTTTAAAGGTTAA
- the rpmD gene encoding 50S ribosomal protein L30 — protein MAKLLVKQVRSKINCPLSQKRGLEALGLRKMGQVVEHDSNPAILGMINKVKHLVSVEEAK, from the coding sequence ATGGCTAAATTATTAGTAAAACAAGTAAGAAGCAAAATCAACTGCCCTCTTTCTCAAAAAAGAGGTTTGGAAGCTTTAGGTCTACGTAAAATGGGACAAGTTGTAGAGCATGATTCAAATCCTGCAATCCTTGGGATGATAAACAAAGTTAAACACTTAGTTTCTGTAGAAGAAGCTAAATAA
- the rplO gene encoding 50S ribosomal protein L15 has translation MNLSNLQPAEGSTHNQNKRLGRGEGSGKGGTSARGHKGAKSRSGYSKKIGFEGGQMPLQRRVPKFGFTNINRKEYEGVNLDTLQLLVDNGVITDSVSMTDFVANRLATKNEIVKILGRGELKAKLKVTAHKFTATAKAAIEAAGGEAVTI, from the coding sequence ATGAATTTAAGTAACTTACAACCAGCTGAAGGGTCAACGCACAATCAAAATAAAAGATTAGGTAGAGGAGAAGGTTCTGGAAAAGGTGGTACTTCTGCAAGAGGTCACAAAGGAGCAAAATCTCGTTCTGGTTATTCTAAAAAGATTGGTTTTGAAGGAGGGCAAATGCCACTTCAAAGACGTGTACCTAAGTTTGGTTTCACAAACATCAATCGTAAAGAATACGAAGGTGTTAATTTAGATACGCTTCAATTATTAGTAGACAATGGTGTGATTACTGATTCTGTTTCTATGACAGATTTCGTAGCAAACCGTCTAGCTACCAAAAATGAAATCGTTAAGATTTTAGGTAGAGGAGAGTTGAAAGCAAAATTAAAAGTAACTGCTCACAAATTTACTGCTACTGCTAAAGCTGCTATTGAAGCTGCTGGAGGAGAGGCTGTAACAATATAA
- the secY gene encoding preprotein translocase subunit SecY — protein MKKFIESISNVWKIEELKNRILITLGLLLVYRFGAHVTLPGIDATQLMGLAGQTKNGLGSILDMFTGGAFSKASVFALGIMPYISASIVVQLMGIAIPYLQKLQNDGESGRKKINQITRWLTIAITLVQGPTYIYNLYRTLPGNAFLLGFNSPEFLFSSVIILVTGTIFAMWLGEKITDKGIGNGISLLIMVGILARLPQAFIQEFKSVVTNNAGGLMLMAIEIIVWLLVIISCVLLTMAVRRIPVQYARRTTTGDYEQDLAGGNRQWIPLKLNASGVMPIIFAQAIMFIPAAVAGLSKSDTSQSIVGAFSNMFGFWYNFVFATLIIVFTFFYTAITVPTNKMADDLKRSGGFIPGVRPGTETSEFLDKVMSLITFPGSLFLALIAVFPAIVVSIMDVQQSWAMFFGGTSLIIMVGVAIDTIQQINSYLLNKHYDGLMKTGKNRKAVA, from the coding sequence ATGAAGAAATTTATTGAATCAATAAGCAATGTTTGGAAAATCGAAGAACTGAAAAACAGAATTCTAATTACTTTAGGATTACTTTTAGTATATCGTTTTGGAGCACACGTAACGCTTCCTGGAATTGACGCAACTCAATTGATGGGGTTAGCAGGACAAACTAAAAATGGTCTAGGATCTATCCTGGACATGTTCACCGGAGGTGCATTCTCTAAAGCTTCAGTTTTTGCTTTAGGTATTATGCCTTACATTTCTGCTTCTATTGTTGTTCAGTTAATGGGAATTGCTATTCCTTATTTGCAAAAACTTCAAAATGATGGAGAAAGTGGTAGAAAAAAGATTAACCAAATTACACGTTGGTTAACTATTGCTATTACATTGGTTCAAGGTCCAACTTATATCTACAATTTATACAGAACGTTACCTGGAAATGCATTTTTACTAGGTTTTAACTCTCCTGAGTTTTTATTTTCGTCTGTTATTATCTTGGTTACTGGTACAATTTTTGCTATGTGGCTTGGAGAAAAAATTACAGATAAAGGTATTGGAAATGGAATTTCATTATTAATTATGGTGGGTATTTTGGCTCGTTTACCACAAGCTTTTATACAAGAATTTAAATCTGTTGTTACTAATAACGCTGGAGGTTTAATGTTAATGGCTATCGAGATTATCGTATGGTTATTGGTTATTATTTCTTGTGTATTATTGACAATGGCAGTACGTAGAATTCCAGTTCAATACGCTCGTCGTACTACAACTGGAGACTACGAGCAAGATTTAGCAGGTGGTAACAGACAATGGATTCCTCTTAAGCTTAATGCTTCTGGAGTTATGCCAATCATTTTTGCTCAGGCAATTATGTTTATACCTGCAGCTGTAGCTGGATTGTCTAAATCAGACACATCACAATCTATCGTTGGAGCATTTAGCAATATGTTTGGTTTTTGGTATAATTTTGTATTTGCAACTTTAATTATTGTATTTACATTCTTTTACACTGCAATTACTGTACCTACAAACAAAATGGCTGATGATTTGAAAAGAAGTGGTGGTTTTATTCCGGGTGTTCGTCCGGGAACTGAAACTTCTGAATTTCTTGATAAAGTGATGTCTTTAATAACTTTCCCAGGATCTTTATTCCTTGCTTTGATTGCTGTGTTCCCAGCCATTGTTGTAAGTATTATGGATGTACAACAATCTTGGGCAATGTTTTTTGGAGGTACCTCATTAATAATTATGGTGGGAGTTGCAATAGACACGATTCAACAAATCAATTCATACTTGTTGAATAAACATTATGATGGTTTAATGAAGACTGGTAAAAATAGAAAAGCAGTAGCTTAA
- the infA gene encoding translation initiation factor IF-1, with amino-acid sequence MAKQSAIEQDGSIIEALSNAMFRVELENGHIVIAHISGKMRMHYIKLLPGDKVKLEMSPYDLSKARITYRY; translated from the coding sequence ATGGCAAAACAATCAGCAATAGAACAAGACGGATCAATCATTGAAGCATTATCTAATGCGATGTTCCGTGTAGAGTTAGAAAATGGACATATTGTAATTGCTCATATTTCTGGTAAAATGCGTATGCATTACATCAAATTATTACCTGGTGATAAAGTGAAACTAGAAATGAGTCCTTACGATTTGTCAAAAGCAAGAATTACTTATCGATATTAA
- the ykgO gene encoding type B 50S ribosomal protein L36, with translation MKVRASVKKRSAECIIVRRKGRLYVINKKNPRFKQRQG, from the coding sequence ATGAAAGTTAGAGCATCAGTAAAAAAGAGAAGTGCCGAGTGCATTATCGTGCGTAGAAAAGGGAGACTGTACGTAATAAACAAAAAGAATCCTAGATTTAAACAAAGACAAGGATAA
- the rpsM gene encoding 30S ribosomal protein S13 yields the protein MARIAGVDIPKNKRGVIALTYIFGLGRSRAIEILEKAQVSQDKKVQDWNDDEIGAIRDAVSFYKIEGELRSEVSLNIKRLMDIGCYRGIRHRSGLPLRGQRTKNNSRTRKGKRKTVANKKKATK from the coding sequence ATGGCAAGAATAGCAGGGGTAGATATCCCAAAAAACAAAAGAGGTGTTATCGCACTTACCTATATCTTCGGATTAGGAAGAAGTAGAGCTATTGAGATTTTAGAGAAAGCTCAAGTAAGCCAAGATAAAAAAGTTCAAGATTGGAATGATGATGAGATCGGAGCAATTCGTGATGCAGTTTCATTTTACAAAATTGAAGGAGAATTACGTTCTGAAGTTTCTTTGAACATCAAACGTTTAATGGATATTGGTTGTTACAGAGGTATCCGTCATAGATCTGGTCTTCCGTTAAGAGGGCAAAGAACTAAAAACAACTCTAGAACAAGAAAAGGTAAAAGAAAAACTGTTGCTAACAAGAAAAAAGCAACTAAATAA
- the rpsK gene encoding 30S ribosomal protein S11 → MAKATAKKRKVIVESTGEAHISATFNNIIISLTNKKGEVISWSSAGKMGFRGSKKNTPYAAQMAAEDCSKVALEAGLKKVKVYVKGPGNGRESAIRSIHNGGIEVTEIIDVTPMPHNGCRPPKRRRV, encoded by the coding sequence ATGGCTAAAGCAACTGCAAAAAAACGTAAAGTTATCGTTGAATCAACGGGTGAAGCTCATATTTCTGCCACTTTCAACAATATTATCATTTCTTTGACTAATAAGAAAGGTGAAGTTATTTCTTGGTCTTCAGCTGGTAAAATGGGTTTCAGAGGTTCTAAAAAGAATACTCCGTACGCAGCTCAAATGGCAGCAGAAGATTGTAGTAAAGTAGCTCTTGAGGCAGGACTTAAAAAAGTAAAAGTTTATGTAAAAGGACCAGGAAACGGACGTGAGTCTGCTATCCGTTCTATTCATAACGGTGGAATTGAAGTTACAGAGATTATCGATGTTACTCCAATGCCTCACAACGGATGTCGTCCTCCAAAAAGACGTAGAGTTTAA
- the rpsD gene encoding 30S ribosomal protein S4, with product MARYTGPSTRIARKFGEAIFGDDKSFEKRNYPPGQHGMAKKRGKKSEYAVQLMEKQKAKYSYGILEKQFRNLFEKASATKGVTGEVLLQLCEARLDNVVFRMGIAPSRRGARQIVSHRHVTVNGEVVNIPSYHLKPGDKVAVREKSKSLEAIERSLSNSSHVYEWITWNNDLKEGTFVSVPARLQIPENIKEQLIVELYNK from the coding sequence ATGGCAAGATATACTGGTCCTAGCACAAGAATCGCTCGTAAATTTGGCGAAGCAATCTTCGGAGATGATAAGTCTTTCGAAAAAAGAAATTACCCACCTGGACAACACGGGATGGCTAAAAAAAGAGGAAAAAAATCTGAGTATGCTGTTCAGTTAATGGAAAAGCAAAAAGCTAAATATTCTTACGGAATTTTAGAAAAACAATTCAGAAATTTATTCGAAAAAGCATCAGCTACTAAAGGAGTTACTGGTGAGGTTTTATTACAATTATGCGAAGCAAGATTGGATAACGTAGTTTTTAGAATGGGTATCGCTCCTTCTAGAAGAGGTGCACGTCAAATTGTATCTCACAGACACGTTACTGTAAATGGTGAAGTTGTTAATATTCCTTCTTACCACCTTAAGCCTGGTGATAAAGTTGCAGTTCGTGAAAAATCTAAATCTTTAGAAGCTATCGAACGTTCTTTGTCAAATTCAAGTCATGTTTATGAATGGATTACTTGGAACAATGATCTTAAAGAAGGAACGTTTGTTTCTGTACCTGCAAGACTTCAAATTCCAGAAAACATTAAAGAACAATTAATCGTAGAGTTGTACAACAAATAA